A single Aspergillus puulaauensis MK2 DNA, chromosome 7, nearly complete sequence DNA region contains:
- a CDS encoding epoxide hydrolase (COG:S;~EggNog:ENOG410PIT4;~InterPro:IPR010497,IPR029058,IPR016292,IPR000639;~MEROPS:MER0000432;~PFAM:PF12697,PF06441;~go_function: GO:0003824 - catalytic activity [Evidence IEA];~go_function: GO:0033961 - cis-stilbene-oxide hydrolase activity [Evidence IEA]) has product MPPIPFNIAVPDEALERLHQKLESATFPDELDSVGWDMGVPLSEIKRLTSYWRDGFNWREQEQKLNEQFKQFTTSVSVDGFDDLEIHYLHHTSKRPGAIPLLFIHGWPGSFIEATKLIPLLTSGVENSPAFDVVAPSLPNFGFSSAVKKRGFGLHQYAEALHNVMTTLGYKEYVTQGGDWGSFVSRTMARKYPDHVKAIHLNFIPMRFPMPWQNPLFFIQDLLPVPFSRDRKAYLSSVFNYLTKGSGYMIQQSTRPQTLGYALHDSPVALLAWIYDKLHLWTDSYPWTDDEILIWITIYFFSAAGPAASTRIYYETAEDGSLSESMSVPAPASVKIGVAQFKNELMKYPMSWTKLLGSTVKATEYPRGGHFAAWEVPDLLVGDVRGFFGKGGPAFGVVSGRNGFE; this is encoded by the exons ATGCCGCCCATACCGTTTAACATCGCTGTTCCTGATGAGGCGCTAGAGCGCCTCCACCAGAAACTCGAGTCTGCAACCTTTCCGGATGAACTCGACAGTGTTGGGTGGGACATGGGAGTACCCCTCAGCGAAATCAAACGACTAACGAGCTACTGGCGAGACGGATTTAACTGGCGAGAGCAGGAACAAAAATTGAATGAACAATTTAAGCAATTCACCACCTCTGTATCTGTCGACGGTTTCGATGACCTAGAAATCCACTATCTGCACCATACGAGCAAGCGCCCGGGAGCCATTCCCCTGCTATTTATTCATGGAT GGCCAGGAAGTTTCATCGAGGCCACCAAGCTGATTCCACTACTAACCAGCGGCGTCGAGAACAGTCCAGCATTCGATGTGGTAGCCCCCTCTCTGCCGAATTTCGGCTTCTCTTCAGCAGTGAAAAAG CGTGGGTTCGGCCTCCATCAATACGCAGAGGCTCTACACAATGTCATGACAACCCTAGGCTACAAAGAATACG TAACCCAAGGCGGCGACTGGGGTAGTTTCGTCTCTCGAACAATGGCTCGAAAATATCCAGATCACGTCAAAGCAATCCACCTAAACTTCATTCCCATGCGCTTCCCCATGCCCTGGCAGAACCCACTCTTTTTTATTCAGGACCTCCTTCCAGTCCCATTTTCCCGAGATAGAAAGGCCTACCTATCCTCTGTCTTCAACTACTTAACCAAGGGTAGCGGGTACATGATCCAGCAGTCCACCCGGCCGCAGACACTGGGCTACGCACTCCACGATAGCCCCGTTGCCCTCCTAGCCTGGATCTACGACAAACTCCATCTATGGACAGATAGCTATCCCTGGACAGACGACGAGATCCTAATATGGATAACTATCTACTTCTTTTCCGCTGCAGGACCGGCGGCCTCGACGCGGATCTACTACGAGACTGCAGAGGACGGATCCCTTTCGGAGTCAATGTCGGTTCCTGCGCCTGCGAGTGTGAAAATCGGTGTGGCACAGTTTAAGAATGAGTTGATGAAGTATCCAATGTCCTGGACGAAGCTGCTGGGATCTACTGTGAAGGCTACTGAATACCCGCGCGGTGGACATTTTGCGGCCTGGGAGGTCCCTGATCTTCTGGTTGGCGATGTGAGGGGGTTTTTCGGGAAGGGTGGGCCGGCTTTTGGGGTTGTCAGTGGAAGGAATGGGTTTGAATGA
- a CDS encoding MDM20/NAA25 family protein (COG:Z;~EggNog:ENOG410PP7U;~InterPro:IPR019183;~PFAM:PF09797): MSTNDAVFQRRNKQIEDAIDAQNLKQALQLIEKRIKKGEDTPFLKAWKANILFRHADETHQQRGNTETLQLCKANPAVTDLDALDILYETLQKMGGNEETMRNIWERAAKAKPQLRDIQTKWFNIAFEGDDWKSAQKAAMTLQNNFPKKRKYYIWAIFLCYLLAVDEASSEMDRKLFGTLAYRMVSKAAESVPSDPKELLSPPRAIQSAEELLLLVKIYESQGRHDEIVKILDSDNLGIKSKIVQNDWSFVGVKLASLEKAEMWTEGLLYAKELLAIPTNEDEQKAIQERDDWAVWHLLVTATQKLNAAETTSEAQNFISEFIESQPKSRNAQLARLDLTHSSFKSGALKQEDLLSGCQSYFDHSKNKIYCFGDLLSYLPTLDKDSISAFVKYAFEASLQNEATGPFKGVAVINALKLEYCFLMSSDAANVSKEKVEDFVSRCLKEYREVGRPDRSSAPSTIESQPSDDLCVLAAMGLLRFSSNWVSSKHEQIPDIMLIRAAAILEHLIVDSPHNYQGLLLLVRLYLRLGAGSLALKTFSKLSVKQMQFETVAHNLFTRLATIHPHSAPPIEGAEYKDFNPQSAFVQAMIFFLSADVTSTRHRTNGLEYGSYVNVEGTIELQRRLKQSICRRMWALEVKRVQRLVGGSPVGRYDEIARDPSPLVDQRTFDAFMNCEAPGQPTFEQLMRLGPLPQAQWVRSAQLADRLLGLLKDMTAQKPISAALEIPELDTIIGADAESEMTPSEIECTKSNLSLLQLAVYLSGSKSVTSEQVEKSFDQLESWLNSTLKALATDGSNISPLLLETAIILQPEVPYAPTWRLFHGVLTILDSIKALAQLCSIASKKGSKGTKLSKDRVEKLLDLGRTVHQSAQTNILVAKKQLSESGKLGSLIDLVVGGSGTSGFGPQLRGEFEKTLDTSALELFCGELMESWDEGLGGVVAVRL, translated from the exons ATGTCGACTAATGATGCCGTATTCCAGCGGCGGAATAAGCAAATCGAGGATGCCATTGACGCCCAGAATTTGAAGCAAGCGCTGCAGCTAATTGAAAAAAGAATCAAGAAAGGAGAGGATACGCCATTCCTGAAA GCATGGAAAGCGAACATTCTTTTCCGCCACGCCGACGaaacccaccagcagcgTGGTAATACAGAAACCCTCCAGCTATGTAAAGCGAACCCCGCGGTGACAGACCTCGATGCATTGGATATTCTTTATGAGACGCTGCAAAAAATGGGTGGAAATGAGGAGACCATGAGGAATATCTGGGAGAGAGCTGCGAAAGCGAAACCCCAACTTCGTGATATCCAGACGAAATGGTTTAATATCGCTTTTGAGGGCGATGATTGGAAGTCCGCGCAGAAG GCTGCTATGACCTTGCAGAATAACTTCCCAAAAAAGCGAAAGTACTATATCTGGGCCATCTTCCTTTGCTATCTTCTTGCAGTCGACGAAGCAAGCTCGGAAATGGACCGCAAACTATTCGGCACCCTTGCTTATCGCATGGTTTCTAAGGCTGCTGAAAGCGTCCCGTCTGATCCA AAGGAGTTACTGAGCCCTCCTAGAGCTATACAATCAGCCGAGGAGCTATTGCTACTTGTTAAAATTTATGAGTCTCAAGGACGACATGACGAAATTGTCAAAATCCTAGACAGTGACAACCTTGGAATCAAGTCCAAAATTGTCCAGAATGACTGGTCTTTCGTCGGTGTGAAGCTTGCCAGCTTAGAAAAGGCTGAGATGTGGACTGAGGGCTTGCTATATGCAAAAGAACTTCTTGCTATCCCTACCAATGAAGATGAGCAGAAGGCTATCCAGGAGCGCGACGACTGGGCTGTTTGGCATCTGCTTGTCACCGCAACACAAAAGCTAAATGCCGCAGA AACGACCTCAGAGGCACAAAACTTCATATCTGAGTTCATTGAATCTCAGCCAAAGTCCCGAAATGCACAACTAGCTCGGCTCGATTTAACACATTCCAGCTTTAAGTCTGGTGCATTAAAACAGGAAGACTTACTTTCTGGCTGCCAGTCATATTTTGATCACAGCAAAAACAAGATTTACTGTTTTGGTGATCTTTTGAGTTACCTTCCGACCTTGGACAAGGATTCTATTTCGGCGTTTGTGAAATATGCATTCGAGGCATCTTTGCAAAATGAG GCAACTGGCCCATTCAAAGGGGTTGCGGTCATCAACGCCCTAAAGTTGGAATATTGCTTCCTGATGTCCTCGGACGCGGCCAATGTGTCTAAGGAGAAAGTAGAAGACTTTGTATCTCGCTGCCTAAAAGAGTATCGCGAAGTGGGACGCCCTGACCGAAGCTCTGCTCCATCTACCATTGAAAGCCAGCCGAGTGACGACCTGTGCGTTCTTGCAGCAATGGGCCTGCTTCGCTTCAGCAGTAACTGGGTTTCGAGTAAGCATGAGCAGATTCCAGATATCATGCTCATCCGCGCGGCAGCAATCTTGGAGCACCTTATCGTCGATTCCCCGCACAACTATCAAGGATTGCTACTCCTTGTGCGACTTTATCTCCGTTTGGGTGCGGGATCTCTTGCTCTGAAAACCTTCAGCAAACTCTCTGTCAAGCAGATGCAGTTTGAGACAGTTGCACATAACCTCTTCACACGCCTTGCAACTATTCACCCTCACTCCGCACCGCCGATTGAAGGTGCGGAATACAAGGATTTTAATCCGCAGTCTGCCTTCGTCCAGGCTATGATATTTTTCCTAAGCGCGGATGTCACATCCACCCGACATCGTACGAATGGCTTGGAATATGGCAGTTATGTGAACGTGGAGGGAACTATCGAACTCCAGAGGCGACTGAAACAGAGCATCTGTCGTAGAATGTGGGCTTTAGAAGTCAAACGAGTACAGAGACTTGTGGGTGGAAGCCCTGTGGGACGTTACGATGAGATTG CGAGAGATCCTTCGCCATTAGTTGACCAGCGTACTTTCGACGCGTTCATGAACTGCGAGGCACCTGGTCAGCCTACGTTCGAGCAGTTGATGCGTCTAGGCCCTCTGCCTCAG GCACAATGGGTGAGGTCAGCTCAGTTGGCCGACAGGCTTTTGGGGCTCCTTAAAGATATGACCGCTCAAAAGCCAATCTCGGCCGCACTTGAAATTCCGGAGCTTGATACCATTATCGGAGCTGATGCCGAATCTGAAATGACTCCTTCAGAGATCGAGTGCACGAAGTCCAACCTAAGTCTGCTACAATTGGCTGTGTATCTGAGTGGATCAAAATCCGTCACATCTGAGCAAGTCGAGAAGAGTTTTGACCAACTGGAGAGCTGGTTGAACTCCACGTTGAAAGCTCTCGCAACAGACGGGAGCAACATTTCGCCACTATTGTTGGAGACGGCGATTATCCTACAACCGGAAGTCCCATATGCTCCAACTTGGCGACTCTTCCATGGTGTACTCACCATTCTTGATTCTATCAAGGCTCTGGCTCAATTGTGCTCTATAGCATCGAAGAAGGGATCCAAGGGTACCAAGCTATCCAAGGATCGAGTTGAAAAACTGTTGGATTTGGGACGCACGGTGCACCAGAGTGCCCAGACGAATATCCTCGTAGCTAAGAAACAACTTTCTGAGTCAGGAAAGCTTGGCTCTTTGATTGACTTGGTTGTTGGCGGCAGTGGCACAAGTGGTTTTGGCCCACAGCTCCGCGGCGAGTTTGAGAAGACCCTTGATACGTCGGCTTTGGAGTTATTCTGCGGCGAATTAATGGAAAGCTGGGACGAAGGGCTTGGTGGTGTGGTGGCTGTGAGGCTGTGA
- the PSH1 gene encoding uncharacterized protein (COG:O;~EggNog:ENOG410PQ29;~InterPro:IPR001841,IPR017907,IPR018957,IPR013083;~PFAM:PF13923,PF13920,PF00097,PF13445,PF13639, PF15227;~go_function: GO:0046872 - metal ion binding [Evidence IEA]), with protein sequence MSRFTPPTCALSRGPCGTKGATPQDASGLFHTLQTHVDDIRGLIQCGICIRPLYEPYTLACGHTFCYGCLSSWFSEGRSNKTCPDCRAPVKSQPAPAYLVRAVVQLFTSRAELLDKGETTEQHKTHQLEEAGRIEADKQNLDPKQGGLFRGTFNKARPSPAGPIIDLEDGVVRCPQCSWELDEEGCVNCGYRPDDDSMSGTDWRSDSDNSEMTDDPYEEVDDEIEDGFGEPPGFDWTEWYDGMPLGTLPAEFRYVAPHGRNGYGLMPGMIPGSFPPEYHYGHSEFDSHDSHDSAHDEDDDEEDDDEDEDMDSFIDDDEPSGNYASESDRSTIAGHPSYSRAELHAIFNESPGSGYGTVHPNTYDLNGAPDSEVDDDDDGEDTDTADGSDTDGDDDDEKEDDDDEDDDEDEPIRPAAAGNRRRVPTYQILSSSSPARANGATTINSANLNSRPRAQPPVGSSANRAISLDDDDDSEDEGPVAATRRARGRGNFRPPAF encoded by the exons ATGTCACGGTTTACCCCTCCGACATGCGCTTTGAGCAGAGGCCCTTGTGGGACAAAGGGTGCCACTCCGCAGGATGCATCGGGG CTCTTCCATACGCTACAAACTCATGTTGATGACATCCGCGGTCTCATACAATGCGGGATATGTATTCGCCCACTCTACGAACCCTACACCCTTGCCTGCGGTCACACATTTTGCTATGGC TGCCTGAGCTCATGGTTTTCTGAAGGACGGTCCAATAAAACTTGCCCTGATTGCCGAGCCCCGGTGAAATCGCAGCCCGCGCCAGCGTACCTG GTCCGTGCAGTTGTCCAGTTGTTTACCAGTCGCGCCGAACTTCTAGATAAAGGAGAAACAACAGAGCAACACAAAACACATCAGCTTGAGGAGGCGGGGAGGATAGAGGCGGACAAGCAAAACTTGGATCCAAAACAAGGAGGTCTATTCCGGGGAACATTCAACAAGGCGCGCCCTTCGCCCGCTGGGCCCATTATTGACCTTGAAGACGGCGTCGTTCGTTGTCCGCAGTGTTCCTGGGaattggatgaggagggttgTGTGAACTGCGGATATCGGCCCGACGATGACTCTATGTCAGGTACCGATTGGAGGAGTGACTCGGATAACTCAGAAATGACGGATGATCCATATGAAGAAGTTGATGACGAAATCGAGGATGGCTTCGGGGAACCACCAGGCTTCGACTGGACAGAGTGGTATGACGGGATGCCGTTGGGGACTCTTCCTGCTGAATTTCGCTACGTTGCTCCCCATGGTCGCAATGGCTACGGCTTAATGCCTGGCATGATACCTGGCTCATTTCCCCCCGAGTATCACTATGGTCATTCAGAATTCGATTCACACGACTCTCACGACTCTGCccacgacgaggatgatgatgaagaggacgatgacgaggacgaggatatGGATTCCTTTAttgatgacgatgaaccATCAGGGAATTACGCTTCAGAGTCGGACCGATCAACCATTGCTGGGCATCCTTCATACAGTAGAGCTGAGTTACACGCCATATTTAATGAGTCGCCAGGCTCGGGATATGGCACCGTCCACCCTAATACATACGACCTAAATGGGGCACCGGACAGTGaggtcgacgatgatgatgatggcgaagacACGGATACGGCCGACGGCAGCGACACTGATGgtgacgacgatgacgagaaagaagacgatgacgatgaagatgacgatgaagatgagccGATTCgacctgctgcagctggcaaTCGACGGCGCGTGCCAACATATCAAATATTGTCAAGTTCTTCCCCTGCTCGTGCCAATGGTGCAACTACCATAAACAGTGCAAACCTGAATTCACGCCCGCGAGCGCAACCTCCAGTAGGTTCATCCGCCAACCGCGCCATCTCTTtagatgacgacgatgactcGGAGGATGAAGGGCCAGTCGCCGCTACGAGGCGGGCCAGGGGTCGCGGCAATTTTCGGCCACCAGCCTTCTAA
- a CDS encoding uncharacterized protein (COG:J;~EggNog:ENOG410PPM7;~TransMembrane:7 (o32-52i64-82o113-133i145-166o186-211i223-243o263-286i)), translated as MVGTGVFGRDVGDQSPDPQSYDYRHSARTWDVVTQVVCLTVTTICIGMRMYSKLLVLKNPGWEDYTCLLAWLGLIAYAVITIEADKHGNGVHQDVVAPSDLKEYAKLANSSQIVYAPLIFVTKLSLFLLYLRVFAPSRKGSTYRIIHLFIWFNVAFYLANFFLKIFQCIPRSRIWDPDTPGHCININIPILVTAAINVLSDIMMLVLPIVCVWRLQMTTRRKIGISAIFAAGVFGCFSSIMRLVVSVKDRDTKDKTYDWFSEFLWTTAEVTCGIVASSLPALPTFFRHFFTKAKSKLSDLSRTRGSTAQSNSFGKPEESYALSRGRKNQLSHSLFTMERSTDPERESDDDRARIFCGSGYATEARVERSRTPVQGGYYGEARSGLEREDGHGRGILRIIEVDVESGPG; from the exons ATGGTTGGTACTGGGGTATTTGGTCGCGATGTTGGCGACCAGAGTCCAGATCCCCAGTCTTATGACTACCGACATTCGGCGCGAACATGGGATGTCGTTACACAGGTGGTATGCCTTACTGTAACCACCATTTGTATTGGGATGCGGATGTACTCGAAGcttttggtgttgaagaaTCCCGGATGGGAAGACT ATACATGTTTGCTGGCTTGG CTTGGATTGATAGCCTATGCTGTGATCACCATCGAAGCAGATAAACACGGCAATGGGGTCCATCAAGATGTGGTAGCGCCGTCTGATCTAAAAGAGTACGCAAAG TTGGCGAATTCTTCGCAAATTGTGTATGCGCCTCTGATATTCGTCACAAAgctgtctctctttctcctgtaTCTACGAGTGTTTGCGCCGTCCCGCAAAGGTAGCACGTACCGAATCATCCACTTGTTCATCTGGTTTAATGTGGCGTTCTACCTTGCGAACTTcttcttgaagatattcCAGTGCATTCCACGGTCTAGAATTTGGGACCCAGACACTCCAGGACATtgtatcaacatcaacatcccgATTCTCGTGACGGCGGCAATTAATGTCCTTTCTGACATTATGATGCTCGTCCTTCCCATCGTTTGCGTTTGGAGACTGCAAATGACCACGAGAAGAAAGATAGGAATATCCGCTATATTCGCTGCTGGTGTATT CGGGTGCTTTTCCAGTATAATGCGTCTCGTAGTAAGCGTCAAGGACAGAGATACAAAAGATAAAACATATGACTGGTTCTCGGAATTCCTTTGGAC CACAGCTGAAGTCACCTGCGGAATCGTTGCCAGCAGCCTCCCAGCATTGCCAACCTTCTTCCGCCACTTCTTCACCAAAGCCAAGTCAAAACTGTCCGATCTGAGCCGTACAAGAGGTTCAACTGCACAAAGCAATTCTTTCGGTAAACCAGAAGAGTCGTATGCCCTATCGCGCGGCCGGAAGAATCAACTATCTCATAGCTTGTTTACTATGGAGCGGTCGACTGATCCTGAACGCGAATCGGACGATGATAGAGCACGGATATTCTGCGGATCTGGTTATGCAACTGAAGCCAGAGTCGAAAGGAGCAGAACTCCAGTACAAGGGGGCTATTATGGGGAAGCACGTTCAGGATTGGAGAgagaagatggccatggccgcGGCATATTGAGAATCATCGAAGTGGACGTGGAATCAGGACCGGGGTAG
- the RPL36 gene encoding 60S ribosomal protein eL36 (COG:J;~EggNog:ENOG410PPM7;~InterPro:IPR038097,IPR000509;~PFAM:PF01158;~go_component: GO:0005840 - ribosome [Evidence IEA];~go_function: GO:0003735 - structural constituent of ribosome [Evidence IEA];~go_process: GO:0006412 - translation [Evidence IEA]): MAQERSGIAVGLNKGHKTTPLNTPKNRISRSKGKASRRTAFVRDIAREVVGLAPYERRVIELLRNAQDKRARKLAKKRLGTFTRGKRKVEDMQRVIAEARRVGAH; this comes from the exons ATGGCTCAAGAACGTTCCGGTATCGCGGTTGGTCTCAACAAGGGCCAC AAAACCACCCCCCTTAACACCCCCAAGAACCGCATCAGCCGCTCCAAGGGCAAGGCCTCCCGCCGAACCGCTTTCGTTCGCGACATCGCCCGTGAGGTCGTCGGTCTCGCTCCCTATGAGCGCCGTGTCATCGAACTTCTGAGGAACGCTCAGGACAAGCGTGCCCGTAAGCTCGCAAAGAAGAGA CTCGGTACCTTCACCCGCGGCAAGAGAAAGGTCGAGGATATGCAGCGCGTCATCGCTGAGGCCCGCCGTGTTGGAGCTCACTAA
- a CDS encoding putative UBX domain protein (COG:S;~EggNog:ENOG410QDGR;~InterPro:IPR029071,IPR001012,IPR021569;~PFAM:PF11470;~go_function: GO:0005515 - protein binding [Evidence IEA]), which yields MSSHVVVLDSTARRATIKTTPGKYLTDILQEACKKLGVNASQYGLKHKSKQLDLSLAFRLSGLSPGAKLELVQLSRSPSVVTVALQLPASEARDAPNGRLMDKFPSTTSIWMLLRKFEAGVAGTTSLRNLTGRGVPVTEGQGSGRLFYETPVVQILDRELSTLPDFQKSLAQLGFNSGNVLVRLSFRRTDQPLEDAMTQIHEYFKSSGDEVAPAEQASTSQAEPEKDKENIPQSLEPPPPSSSAVQYNPSQDQQPTKTPSETTSDTPSQQPEPSKSESRPITVYAPPSSDTPQSAQTAYNESDYVPSVEHAQIHQRRLQASSKNTRLRSDTEIAAAATAEEERRASVKEVEVKVRLPDQSQVVSRFGQQDTGKTLYGFVRSCLAPPYSQEKFILTNFSGPAASKSHQTSVPFQSTLPDSEQGLLIKNHGMTGRVLVNFSWDPTASTAAQQSRSGILKPELQTKAQEHKVEQPADVMDTSADVSTSIKPSDSTKTNGDKSGARKIPKWLKLPGKK from the exons ATGAGCTCTCATGTCGTAGTTCTCGACTCAACAGCCCGAAGAGCTACAATCAAAACGACGCCCGGGAAGTATCTGACCGACATATTACAAGAGGCCTGCAAAAAGCTAGGCGTGAACGCTAGTCAATATGGACTGAA ACACAAAAGCAAACAGCTCGATCTATCTCTCGCCTTCCGTCTTTCCGGACTCTCCCCCGGTGCAAAACTGGAGCTTGTACAGCTTTCTCGGTCCCCCTCCGTCGTCACAGTAGCCCTCCAACTTCCGGCGTCAGAAGCACGAGATGCCCCAAATGGACGTCTCATGGACAAATTCCCCAGTACAACCAGTATTTGGATGCTGCTTCGCAAGTTCGAAGCCGGCGTTGCTGGCACAACTAGTCTCCGGAATCTAACAGGTCGTGGGGTTCCTGTTACCGAAGGGCAAGGGTCCGGACGTTTGTTCTATGAGACTCCCGTCGTACAGATATTAGATCGCGAGCTATCCACTTTGCCGGATTTCCAAAAGTCACTGGCTCAATTAGGATTCAACAGCGGGAATGTGCTGGTGCGGTTGAGCTTCCGCCGGACAGATCAACCACTGGAGGATGCCATGACGCAGATTCACGAATACTTTAAATCGTCCGGAGATGAGGTTGCACCGGCTGAACAAGCATCTACATCACAGGCAGAACcagagaaagacaaagagAACATCCCACAATCCCTTGAACCACCACCGCCCAGTTCTAGTGCAGTTCAATATAACCCTAGCCAAGATCAACAACCTACAAAAACACCTTCAGAAACCACCTCAGATACTCCGTCCCAACAGCCTGAGCCATCAAAAAGTGAATCGCGGCCCATTACTGTCTACGCGCCACCTTCAAGCGACACTCCCCAGTCGGCTCAAACTGCTTACAACGAATCCGACTACGTACCTTCGGTCGAGCATGCCCAGATACACCAACGACGACTCCAAGCGTCCAGCAAAAACACACGCCTCCGATCAGATACCGAAATCGCGGCTGCAGCTACGGCAGAGGAAGAGCGTCGCGCATCCGTCAAGGAAGTGGAAGTAAAGGTCCGACTTCCAGATCAAAGCCAGGTCGTTTCCAGATTTGGGCAACAGGATACAGGAAAAACCCTTTATGGCTTCGTCCGCAGTTGTTTGGCACCACCATATTCCCAAGAGAAATTCATCCTCACAAATTTCTCTGGGCCTGCCGCATCAAAATCTCACCAAACGAGCGTCCCCTTCCAATCCACGCTCCCCGATTCAGAGCAAGGCCTTCTGATAAAAAATCACGGCATGACTGGCCGCGTGCTTGTGAACTTCTCGTGGGACCCGACGGCATCTACAGCCGCTCAACAGAGCCGCTCTGGAATCTTAAAACCGGAGCTCCAAACCAAAGCTCAAGAGCATAAAGTAGAGCAGCCCGCAGATGTTATGGACACCTCAGCAGACGTCTCGACTTCAATAAAGCCAAGTGATTCCACCAAGACCAACGGCGATAAGTCTGGCGCTCGCAAAATCCCGAAATGGTTGAAGTTGCCAGGAAAGAAATAG
- the pup3 gene encoding proteasome core particle subunit beta 3 (BUSCO:EOG09264G4X;~COG:O;~EggNog:ENOG410PHSV;~InterPro:IPR029055,IPR001353,IPR023333,IPR033811, IPR016050;~MEROPS:MER0001710;~PFAM:PF00227;~go_component: GO:0005839 - proteasome core complex [Evidence IEA];~go_component: GO:0019774 - proteasome core complex, beta-subunit complex [Evidence IEA];~go_function: GO:0004298 - threonine-type endopeptidase activity [Evidence IEA];~go_process: GO:0043161 - proteasome-mediated ubiquitin-dependent protein catabolic process [Evidence IEA];~go_process: GO:0051603 - proteolysis involved in cellular protein catabolic process [Evidence IEA]), whose product MSNPFDINGGACVAMVGKDCVAIACDLRLGMQALTVSNNFPKIFNYAPGTYLGLTGLATDVSTVSDLFRYKVNMYRLREERHIAPRTLANLVSSSLYEKRFGAYFVSPVIAGINNTTGKPFICGFDSIGCIDFAKDFIVSGTAGDQLFGTCEGLWEPDLSPEDLFETLSQALLSAVDRDALSGWGAQVYIIEKDKVTQRLLKGRQD is encoded by the exons ATG AGTAACCCGTTCGACATCA ATGGCGGTGCCTGTGTCGCCATGGTCGGCAAGGACTGCGTCGCAATCGCCTGCGATCTCCGACTCGGAATGCAAGCCCTGACGGTTTCCAACAACTTCCCCAAGATCTTCAACTACGCCCCCGGAACATATCTCGGCCTCACCGGTCTCGCGACCGACGTTTCCACCGTCTCAGACCTCTTCCGTTACAAAGTAAACATGTACCGTCTCCGTGAAGAACGGCACATTGCACCTCGGACTCTCGCCAACCTTGTCAGCTCATCGCTGTACGAGAAACGTTTCGGAGCATACTTTGTTAGCCCGGTTATTGCCGGTATCAATAACACAACAGGAAAGCCTTTTATTTGCGGCTTCGACAGCATTGGGTGTATCGATTTCGCCAAGGATTTCATTGTGAGCGGAACTGCGGGTGATCAGCTATTTGGTACTTGCGAAGGATTGTGGGAGCCAGACCTC TCTCCCGAGGACCTGTTCGAAACACTCTCCCAGGCACTCCTCAGTGCTGTCGACAGAGATGCCCTGTCGGGTTGGGGTGCTCAAGTATACATCATAGAGAAGGACAAGGTGACCCAGCGGCTACTGAAGGGACGACAAGACTAG
- the COX23 gene encoding coiled-coil-helix-coiled-coil-helix domain-containing protein (COG:O;~EggNog:ENOG410PQT9;~InterPro:IPR009069), whose product MASQADQQSASSSTDPSANSWGRTERKFSNKSASEYYDPCQDFADRSLKCMKRNGFDRAMCGDYFQAYRDCKKQWLTQKKHGTDNQKALE is encoded by the exons ATGGCCTCCCAAGCAGATCAACAATCggcctcatcatccaccgATCCCTCCGCCAATTCCTGGGGTCGCACGGAGCGAAAGTTCTCGAA CAAATCCGCCAGCGAGTACTATGATCCCTGCCAGGACTTTGCGGATCGAAGTCTAAAATGCATGAAACGCAACGGCTTTGATAGAGCGATGTGTGGCGATTACTTCCA AGCATATCGCGATTGCAAGAAACAATGG TTAACCCAGAAGAAGCATGGGACCGACAACCAGAAAGCATTGGAATGA